A window from Intestinimonas massiliensis (ex Afouda et al. 2020) encodes these proteins:
- the uxuA gene encoding mannonate dehydratase, which produces MKMTFRWYGSQSDSITLSQIKQIPGMTGIMGLLDYKAAGEVWTEPEIRAYIDEVHAAGLECEVIESVNVHEDIKMGLPSRDAYIEGYKTTIRNLAKYGVKVVVYNFMPVFDWLRTDLARLIPEDGSNSLYFDEKELGTMTPVDLVRNTIDNCNGFSLPGWEPERLAELETTLERYKFITPDDLRANFKYFLDAILPTCEECGVVMACHPDDPAWPIFGLPRIAHSQADFDQIVALHDSPSNAICLCTGSLGSNPENDIPAIIRHFGERGRIGCLHVRNVKYLGHHRFREAAHLSSSGDLDMFAIMKAIYDTCPDTYIRPDHGRMIWNESGRPGYGLYDRALGATYLNGLWEAIDRMSTK; this is translated from the coding sequence ATGAAAATGACATTCCGCTGGTACGGCTCTCAGAGCGACAGCATCACCCTGAGCCAGATCAAACAAATTCCCGGTATGACCGGGATCATGGGTTTACTCGACTACAAGGCTGCCGGTGAGGTGTGGACGGAACCAGAGATTCGGGCCTACATTGATGAGGTCCACGCCGCGGGCCTGGAGTGCGAGGTCATCGAATCAGTCAACGTCCACGAGGACATCAAGATGGGGCTGCCCAGCCGGGATGCCTACATCGAGGGCTACAAGACCACCATCCGCAATCTCGCCAAATACGGAGTGAAGGTCGTTGTCTACAATTTTATGCCGGTCTTTGACTGGCTGCGCACCGATTTGGCCCGCCTCATTCCTGAGGACGGCTCCAACAGCCTGTATTTTGATGAGAAGGAACTGGGAACCATGACGCCCGTGGACCTGGTCCGCAATACCATTGACAACTGCAACGGCTTTTCTCTGCCCGGTTGGGAGCCGGAGCGGCTGGCTGAGCTGGAGACCACTCTGGAGCGGTATAAGTTCATTACCCCCGATGATCTGCGAGCCAACTTTAAGTATTTCCTGGATGCCATCCTTCCCACCTGCGAGGAATGCGGCGTAGTTATGGCCTGCCATCCCGACGACCCGGCCTGGCCCATCTTCGGCCTGCCACGCATCGCCCACAGCCAGGCGGACTTTGACCAGATCGTGGCGCTCCACGATTCCCCCTCCAACGCCATCTGCCTGTGCACCGGGTCCCTGGGCTCTAACCCGGAAAATGATATTCCGGCCATCATCCGCCACTTCGGTGAGAGGGGCCGCATCGGCTGTCTGCACGTCCGGAACGTGAAGTACCTGGGTCATCACCGCTTCCGGGAGGCAGCCCACTTGTCCTCTTCCGGAGATCTGGACATGTTCGCCATTATGAAGGCCATCTATGACACCTGCCCGGACACCTACATCCGGCCCGATCACGGCCGCATGATCTGGAACGAGTCCGGCCGCCCCGGCTACGGCCTCTATGACCGGGCCTTGGGCGCCACCTACCTCAACGGCCTCTGGGAGGCGATTGACCGGATGTCCACAAAGTAA